The Neodiprion lecontei isolate iyNeoLeco1 chromosome 2, iyNeoLeco1.1, whole genome shotgun sequence genome segment CCCGGAGTATCCACCGCAAGGCCACACTGGAGGGAAGTGGCGACCCGGACTTCCGGCCGTTGCTCAGATGGAAACCGAGCTCGCGGAGGAAGAAGTCGAACTTGATCCGGAAGACGACAATCCGGAACAACCGCCGCCATCTTACACTGGTGGAAAATGGGAGCCAACAAGCCAGCAGGAAATTGCTCATGGACAGGTATAACGCGGAATGCGACGAAGCTGTAGTGTTGGAAGGAATGAGAAGTAGTCTGTATTTTGTCCGTTGCAGAAGGCGGGCGATGACGGGAGCAAGGATGAGAAGGAGCCTGGAAACCAACCCCCGCCAGACCATACCAGAGGAAAATGGGTTCCTGGTGCTCGGAGTGACCGGAACAGCGGCTTCTATTGCAGTCCCTGTGCTCGAACCCTCGCCTCCAAAGTAGTCTACGAACGGCACCTGCTCTCTGAGCTTCATGCGAAACGCAGTATCACTGAACTCGATGGGGAACTTCGTCTTCCCGCGGGAGGCGAATCCGCTCCTGTGAAGGGGACTCGTTCAATGCGGGGAAGGCGGGTGGTAGCCAGCTGGGTAAGTCgcgttagaaaaaaatcatttaattttgtttccaGCTCTGAAGGGTATTCTTCTCTTGAATCTACTGCAGAAGGTGCAGGATAACGAGGAGAATAGCGCATCGGATATCCAGAAACAGTCGAGGAACAGAAAACGAGAGGTCATATGGTGCGAAATGTGCAAAACTTGGGTTCAGCGGCCTCAGATGGGAAAGCATCTTCTCTCTCATTACCACTGCCGTATCTCCGGAGTTGTTCCTCGCAGTCCCAGAGCGCGCACCTTTCTTCTAGACAACATGGCCAATATTGTACGTCAGTCCCCGTTCCAGTGTGCCGGATGCCGCTTCTATTGCAACACCGAAGAAACTTTCCTACGTCACTGGCGCTCTAAATATCACACTGATGCACATCGAGAGGTGAGATTTCCAGGTTTTATTGTCATGCATTGGCATGATGTTAGGCTAGCTATAACGTGAACCTTTTTAAACAAATACATTCATCGAAATCTGCTTCAGTCTTTTGACAACGGTTGGCTTCTTGTACATGCCCAGCATTCTTTGAAAGGATGCGTTTTTCAACTCCTTCGAATATCAAACCAGATTCAATTTTATCGCTTGtacgttaaaaatttaaacatcTTCACaggttattttctttcattcttttaatATATAATCAGTGATTACActtgtatatgtacatgtgaTGTCAGCTCACGCGATTGGGGTACCATATCAATTGGCAAAGAATTCAGGAAACTTATAGGTGCAGGCAAATCCAATAATTCACCTGGCCTGTTACGTTATTCCAATGAATCTTAGTCGCTACGTTATAGCCAACGAAAACGACATAGAAGTACTTTTAGctgtttctctcttttccaCCTCGAAGATATCGAGTAGCTTCAGGTGCACAgcgtgcgatgtttggtgtgAAGATAACGATGAGATGGAGGTGCACGTGATGAGTTTGAGTCACCGACAAGTCGTTTCAATGATGGACGGTTCAGTGCCAGTAGTGATAACGCGACAGCGTCGTTTGCCGTGTGACACATGTGGCCAGCACTTTAGATACAACCTACAGCTAAAGCAGCATGTAGCGGAGACGGGGCACGCGGCGGAAACCGCATCGGATGAATACCAAACGCGACTTCGATGTCAGCAGTGCAACCAGATCTTCCGTTCGCAAATAGCTCTGCAGCGACACCAACTGTCCAATCATGTGTTTAAATCCTCGGTCAAAATCGAACCGTACTTCTGCTCGTTGTGCGCCTTGACGTTCTCATCCACCGATGAAGCCATTCGACACCGCAAATCTTCCCGCCACAAAGACCGCGTCGAGGCTAAGAAGTACGCACAGACGGGTGTTCAGCGAAAAAAGAACTGTCTGCACTGCGACGCCTCTCTACCCAGCATCGCCAAACTCAAAGAACACCTTCTATCCACACACATCGAGCTGTGTCCAAGGTGAGTGGGCCTTCGAATTTGAACAATTGGTCAACAGTCCAAGAGCTCAAAGAAACGGGATGGATACTGAATTCAGGATCAGCATATTTTTTGATACTTACGGATTCTTTTAGCTCAGTGGGCTGATGACAAGAAGGGTGTAaggaaattttcatcgaataaAACACTTTGCTAATATTTCTGCATGGTCTTTCAGGTGTCCCAGGTGTGGAATGTCCTTCCCAACGCCCCAAGGTCTTGCGCTGCACTCTCGTCAGCGAAAGTGTAAGTTCGGGTCGGCCCAAGCGTCGGGAAATGACAAGAGAGAGAGGAGCAGTTCCAGGAGTGCAGGGAATGACGAGAAAGTGGTCGAAAACGCTGGTAGTGCCGAGGACTGTCAGGGTGCCAACACAGCCGGGAATGTTGAAAAGGTGGTTACAGAAGCTGCCGGTACCGAGTACTCCCAGAATGCCAAGGAAACTAAGGTGCTTGAAGAAGCTACCAATGCCAAAGACTGGCGGTGCGGCAAGTGCGGCTACACGACAAAATCTGCGGCTGAGTACATTTACCACGAATCTCTGCACGTCGAGAAAAAAACCGGTCTCGAGACCGCTGATATGGTCCAGGAGACGCATCAATGCACCATCTGCCCGAAGTCCttcaagaagaaaaacaaccTCATCGCACACCTTCGTTGCCATACCGGTGAGAAACGTTTCTTGTGCCCTAGCTGCAACCAGCCCTTCGTGACTCGCGCCAAACTCAACCAACATCGTGCCGCCAACTGTTCACCCTGCTCCGAGTCTCAGATAGACGATGGCGGCCGACAGAGGAACTACGTTTGCACCGTATGCCAGAGCGCCTTCCATACTCGGTAAGTGCCACTCGTTAAAGTTCGATTTGCTCGATGACGATAACAGGTCATGGAGTCTTGCGATGAGAATCGACTGTTTTCTGGTCAGTTTGGTACCGTTATTATTAGGCGGGTTTTGCAGTTTGGCAGTGGACATAAAGCGGAGAGTTATTGCCAACCGTCCGTTCGTAAAACAAGGCGAAGTAGCAAGCCGCGTGCAGCGTGGTAGGTACGTAAAATTTAACCGCAACGGCCCGGCCTGGCCGGTAGCAATGTTCGTCCTCTAGCTTATAAATAAGCGAACGAGtatttaggaaaaaatacagGACAATAAACGCGGGTGCAAAACTGTCCCGGCGAAGCGAACGTATAGCAGTAAAAGTGTCCTCGCTGCATAACTATAAAATAAAGGACCGTGTCCGCCCGCCCGCGGACACCCCCGACGCTGCCACGCGCCCGACCATATTAACATCTCGGGCGACGCCGGCGTCGGCGTTGGTCCGCTCTAAGCCCACCGGTCATTCTAGTATTTAACGAGGCTGTATTACCGCGGTGGAAAGTACCAACACTCCTGATCGTCGCGTCCCTCCTCCCAAAATAATCCCTCCCCGCAGCCCCGCGCCCTCTCGCTCCTCTCGGTTCCTCTtcaccaccaccacccacACCTCGTAACACAATACGAGTGTAACGTAGTCAGCTGAGCCACCGGAAGGCCCGGCAGGCAGTGCGCTAAGTGTCGAGGCGTGGGCGAACCGAGCTCTATAAAGCAACTCTGTTAACACCTTGGTAAGGCCGCGTGCGAGGCCAACCTTTCCGCCGTGCAGCCACCGTTCCAACCAACGAGACGAAGACGTTTTGTACCTTTCACCTATTCCTTCGCTTCGTACGAAAGAGGGGGTGGGCTGAGAAAGCGATTAGGATGCTTGTTCGAAACACCTGTCCCAGCCCTTGTACACGCGACAATCAAACGCGGGTCAAACTATTTTTACCAACCACCCACCGTAACAGCTACTATCAAGGTACCTTGAACTCCTCCTTGCATCAATCGCTAACCGAGAGTTCCCGACGATTTTTACAATTGTTACGACTATCCACGGTGTTGGAAGGTTTGCGAACAATACCGTTTTCGAAACGGCAAATAACTGTTTGCTGAAAGACGATTTTTATAGTAATGATTTCTCATGGCTTTACGTGAGGCATTCTTCTGTCTGCAaggcgaaatattttttgcgaTAGTGCGATTGTCTCGAGAACAGGTGTGATGCTATCttcattattcaatttcattgtcAGATGCAGGTCGTTAGTACTCTCTAATACCGTTGAATTGAAAGTCGACACAAAGACACATCGGCGCACAAGTTCTCGTGTATCATCGGTACAGATAGTATCGAGCATTTTTGTTCCTCCTTGGATTTGCACCCGGAACATAATATATAGTCCAGAATTTATATCACCGCTGGATTTCTCTAGCATTGCAGGTCTTTCTCCTTCCCGCGAACATCTTGAACGATTAGCCATGCAATGCTTCTCTTTCGTGCACCATCTAGGTACTGCGGGCTCTCAGGCAGCGACTATACATTCCCATTATCAGTACCTGAAGCGAGGGTCCGAGCCCGCTAGGCATTGCGCTGATCTTCGGACTAGATACTCTCTGTAATTAGTTTCCTAGAAAACCCTCCAACCAATTGACGAATAAGGATCTCTCCAGCATCTGGGCTGCTGTTCTGCACGCGGCAATCCAGTTCATCTCAACCAGATTTTATTCGTGGATATTCTCTTATCCCATTGTTTGCTTGAAATAACAAACTTTTTATCCAAGTATCCGAACGAAATGaagagataaatttttatgaattttagttataaataaactggtgagaaactaaaaatatcgaaacgGAGTCTGGTAATTTCAGTCGGTTTTACATATGCGGTTAAAATTAAtgtcaatcaaatttttagaaGACTCCGACAATGAGAAATCACGAATTTTGAATTCTCACTGGATATATTCCGATCGTCGCTTCCGAGGctaagaattttcaaaaaaatcggACAAGCAATTATTTCTCATTAGTAGAAACAAAATCGCATATTCGTTACATCCTCTTCTGCACGAAGTGTAAAAAACGCGCGTGACCACAATGCGATAAAAATACCGCGAAATTGTACGATACCAATCGTCGTGGGACCTGCTGAATTGAAAGATATTCGTCCGAAGTATCTTTCAACGGTAGAGGAAGGTGTGCGTCAGGCGAGGTGGCGCGCAAATGTCTCGTCACGGGCCCAGGCAGGGAGCTGAAAGGACGTTGCGCGAGGCGTCCGGGGTCCGCGGAGGAGGCCATTCGTTACCCGGACCCGTAGTCGCAGGAGCGAAGCCGAGGGGCCTTATGCCGCTCGGCGGCGTGTTCGCATCGCGTCGCATCGCATCGCATCGCGCAGCGCAGCGCAACGCGCTCGCGATCCTGTAGCGGAAAGAACGAAGGTAATTACGGGACAGGCAGAAGGCAGCTCCCGATCCTGATCCCATTTCCAAGAATACGCTCGCAGGCACGATGTATGCGCATATTCAAGATGGTATGTTACATACGCGCGCCGTTGACCGTACGTTTCGCAAGTGCCTACGCGCGTTCTCGGCCGcctatatttacatatatggTCCTCACCGGGCGCGCGCGTATCTTTTATCTCGGGCTGCGGTAATGGCGTCCGCCCCCCTCGCCGCCCCCCTCGCCCGCCCCCGCATCCGTCCGTGCGCCCTTAAATACCTCGGGCCCaggtgtgtgcgtgcgtgcgccCGCGATCTGCATGGGTTCGAGACAATGCAAACCCCCTCTTTCCCCACCGCTGCGCTTTCCCATCTCCTCCGCATCGCGCGCCCTTCGCCCTGGGCCCGCCGGTCCTCCTCCGTTGTCCTCCGTCGAGTCCGCGGGGGTGCGGGTGACGGGATGGATGTCCTCTCCCCCCGTCCTCTCCCTCCGGCGGgtcctgcctgcctgcctgcctgcagGACCGCGAAGGCACGCGGATAGACGGTGTGCAGCGCGTCCTTCTCCCGCGATGCGACGCGTTGCGCGCCTGCGATGCATATGCACACAACGGGAAAACCCGTCTTCGTGTATGCGCGTTATACCGCATGCGGGTATAAACGCGGCAGACAGTTTAGTGGTGACCGCCCCGCTCGCGAAGTCCAGTTGTCCGGTGAAATATTGCGattcataaaataaaacaggCTTGCGGTCGAGGCCGCGGAGACAGAGTCAGAGCCACGGAGTTGGCGGCGGTCGCCGACCATTCTGAACGTCCTGCAGGCCCCCGGtcacctcccccccccccccccccccctcttccTTCCCGGTTTCTGCCCCCCGCTGAAGCGCCGCCAAACCGCAGCCATCGCGACGCGTCGCTGCCGCTTCTGCTTCTGCTCTTGCTTCTGTCGCtgcatctctctctctctctctctctctccctgtATACATACTTTCGCCCTTATAGTTTTATAGGGGTCACTCGTACACTCTGACCCCTTCTCCAACGCCCTCATGCTTTTCTATGAGTATAATAAACACTTATCGCGTGAAGCGTCGATGTTACGCCTGCTGAGGGTGGAAGCGAGAGTCGAGATATGACAACGGTGTATTCTCTGATTCAGAAATTGATTTCGTGCACCTTTTGGCGGATATGGATGCTGATGCAAGCCGTGTCacgtaaataatttcactatttttttttcaattttaggtGCCGTATTATCTAACAATTAGATGATGTCGACAAGTAGGGTAATGATTGTAATGAATATTACATTAGTAAAGTCTTTAAGaacggaacaaaaaaaaacataaaccACTGAACCCCCAATTCTATTAtccttttatttcatttcaagaTTCATAGCGGGATTTTCCTTCTTTTAGGATTCAGAAAGTGCAACTTTGAAATCTAAAGAAAGCTGTTTGAAAAAGAtcagttcaatttttttaaatcgcatCGTAACACAGCACAGCTATCGTACATAAAAAGATTCGTGAATTGACTCGCTCTACAATAATTGAGGTTCGCAATTCCCGTACTCATTCTCTATTAAAAACAATTGCATTAGTCAAGATTTCCATCAGTTGATACGAAAAGATTTCGCATTTACTTGAGTAACCTACGTCGACAACGGAATTTCAAGAGTTGAAAACATGAATAGtccaaaaaaacaaaaaaaaaaaaaaaactacctgTTCGACCCTGACGAATAATAAACAAACGTGACGCAATTCTCCCCTCGCCTTATGCGCTCCATAGCACATGTAACATATAAAATCAGGGTCAAAACACGCTCAGCGTTGTAAAGGAAACAAAGGAATGCGAAGTGCAAAAACCGCGCTATCCTTATTTCACACCTACCCTAAAAAAGCACCGCGAAGGGAATCCCTGCAGGACGGATGTTCCCACAAACCTTAGCGCGCGCGGTTTGTCCCGGTtaaagggggaggggggttgATGGGACGGGGGTGCGGACCGAGTCGTTATGAGCGGCAGGAAGGCGAGATCTTTTCCCTTCCTCGTTGAAATTAGCTCGCGACATGTTTATTGTAAATGAATCCCCACTTCGGGGCCTCGGAAGAGGCGCGAAACCAGCGAGAAGCGGCGGTGGTGGGGGGGCAAAGGGGGGTTAGTTTCGCGTTTGCGAGGGTCCCGATTTATGCGACCGTTACCGAGCCCTCCAGCGCAATTAAGCTTGCGTTATAATATTGTTGTTTATTCGACACCCGCCCCCGCGCTCCAACCACCCCGTCGACGTACCCCTAATCTTCCTGACGCTGTCGCCCCCTCCTTTCATCTTGCGCAAACCAGAAAGGGGGATGCTTGCACTCGAGTATCCTCCCTCCCTTCTCTTACCGCGGGTAAAATCGTGCACCTAGGCCAGACCGAAGGTAGGTATTTGTCCGGGCAAATACGCGACGGGACGAGGGGGTAAGGGGGGCGAGTTTGATTGGCTCGATTAATTCGGACGCGCACACGCGTGCGcctcgtgtgtgtgtgtgtgtgggggGGGGTGTACACGCATTCTCGCCTAGTCACGTATCTCGGTTAATGAAACTGCCTTACGCTGAGTCTGCAACGTGCCGAAGCAGCTGTATTCCCCCCATCCGCAGGCAAACAGAACTCGGAATTTTCCCCGAGATCCTTCTTTTTGAAAACGGACCGGCGGGCCGATACGAGACTCTGTGTCGCAGGGGGAGAAGTCGGGGTCCATCTCGCGTTACGGGCCTACGTATATGTGCACACGTCTCGCGTGACACGAAAACGTGTTTGTAAGGACGTTACGTCGCTGCGTGGGTGGATTATACCCTACGCGTATACGTATCTACGCTGTCCGTAGGCGCCGGGCAAACGGGTAATACGCATCCGCGACACGCCACGCCGCGCCACGCTTACCGGCCCCCTAGGGGAAGATGTAATCTACGCCCCCTAACCTAATCGTTGTCAGCCCGTGTGTATACCGCGGCTCCGACTGCCGCCCGGCCAATTAGGCACTCCTGCGATTTCGTACTTGCAAACCCGTGCACACTCATGCGTGCGATACAAATCTATATGTGTACCCGGATCCGGAAAACTCCTCGGCTCGAGGCGCTGGGACGTGATGGTATAACCTCGCGCTTTTCACTCGCGGTTAAAAATACCTACCTGTCCTCTTGTCCGGGTGATATACCTCGATCTCACGGGATGAATTCTTATGTGCAGGAATTCCAAAGCCTttacgtttttcttcttcttttttttcatctaccGTGGTCGGCCTTTTTATCCATCCTCGGGCGGTTCATCTATGGCTTATAGATTTAAATCTGTATTCGAATTGCCGGGAATTTCGAATCTTCGATTTCTCCACTATCACGATCGGTCGATACAACGCGACAACACCTGAAAACTAATTTCTTCAACGTATTTGAGGTTAATTAATGTAGAAGTGAGAATTCCTCGACGTTACTACGAGTGTAAGGTCTACTGCGTGAAATTTTGATAGTTTTAGTTGACGTTCCATTGAGCTCTCAGGTTGACGAAAAAAGGACTTTCTTTATGAACTCAATCTATCTTTCAGTGCCCAGTTATACTAAATCACGAATGACAAAAAAGCATacgagtataaaaaattcaagaattcATTACTTTTAATATCTTAGAACAATCTGTTTCCATGGGAGTCTTCTTGTCGAGTCCTCTCACACATGGTGCCCGACCAAAGTTGAGTATCGCTGATAGCGCAAGTACGAACtctgtacgtataataaaggTGCATCCACGTCCGTGACACGCAGACCATGAAACAAACGCGTTTTTATTCGAGCCGCGAAACGAGCGTCCATGTCGACGTCCACGTCCGCCATGGTTAACGACACTTGGAATAActcgtttaattatttatcagaCCACGTGCTCACAGCGTAAAAAGTATCGCGAGTCCGAGGTTGTAAAAGATTTCCTCAACTTTCACACCGCGAGCTGTTCCGTTTTACCGCAACGCTTCGACGCCGCCTCCTGCTGCACAAACGTTGCAACGTAAGATTCACTGTAAATTATATTGCAATAGATGTGCCTGTAAGAAACATTGGTTATTGTATCTCCGGTAATCC includes the following:
- the LOC107225959 gene encoding zinc finger protein 91 isoform X1; translated protein: MENYEDEDDVHFCIKCHATINGLENYVQHRRAGCCRLPVKQGGVQGTTSTSKTVSYPEIPNADAFFNSLELRSSAKKPQRRISRTRLNAGKKNEGHAEARIKRPRRSQTESEEVNSKALVPGKLNILPVDAELDNPTDHLSIPSLVGFPDIVTSSTGKSVATTSSSKNCTTAGSMMKITVLNYGDKQEIPQETSFETFMADDSVAKSGTSKQREVWLGDTVLVDMGTGAETKDTAHSSLSQYEVYDYVDEVDSEDECSPDEDVVEEESCSETDDADDPEYPPQGHTGGKWRPGLPAVAQMETELAEEEVELDPEDDNPEQPPPSYTGGKWEPTSQQEIAHGQKAGDDGSKDEKEPGNQPPPDHTRGKWVPGARSDRNSGFYCSPCARTLASKVVYERHLLSELHAKRSITELDGELRLPAGGESAPVKGTRSMRGRRVVASWKVQDNEENSASDIQKQSRNRKREVIWCEMCKTWVQRPQMGKHLLSHYHCRISGVVPRSPRARTFLLDNMANIVRQSPFQCAGCRFYCNTEETFLRHWRSKYHTDAHREISSSFRCTACDVWCEDNDEMEVHVMSLSHRQVVSMMDGSVPVVITRQRRLPCDTCGQHFRYNLQLKQHVAETGHAAETASDEYQTRLRCQQCNQIFRSQIALQRHQLSNHVFKSSVKIEPYFCSLCALTFSSTDEAIRHRKSSRHKDRVEAKKYAQTGVQRKKNCLHCDASLPSIAKLKEHLLSTHIELCPRCPRCGMSFPTPQGLALHSRQRKCKFGSAQASGNDKRERSSSRSAGNDEKVVENAGSAEDCQGANTAGNVEKVVTEAAGTEYSQNAKETKVLEEATNAKDWRCGKCGYTTKSAAEYIYHESLHVEKKTGLETADMVQETHQCTICPKSFKKKNNLIAHLRCHTGEKRFLCPSCNQPFVTRAKLNQHRAANCSPCSESQIDDGGRQRNYVCTVCQSAFHTRHVLQRHMLRHTGKKILCGLPGCPTALRTPRELKIHRERIHDILELDGPYQCPECSFRTISPTRLRRHQNYHERRRPIEDEQDGAAGRKVLDKNFYHCAYTGCEFKTKLKSHLHRHLRLHTGSKPYRCAHCPYASNNFENLRKHVLSTRIHPGKSIYECTHCDTFRTNFSRELRAHLLQKHNDNFPTPELAASHVASMYNPESGSPEIQPQE
- the LOC107225959 gene encoding zinc finger protein 91 isoform X2, with amino-acid sequence MENYEDEDDVHFCIKCHATINGLENYVQHRRAGCCRLPVKQGGVQGTTSTSKTVSYPEIPNADAFFNSLELRSSAKKPQRRISRTRLNAGKKNEGHAEARIKRPRRSQTESEEVNSKALVPGKLNILPVDAELDNPTDHLSIPSLVGFPDIVTSSTGKSVATTSSSKNCTTAGSMMKITVLNYGDKQEIPQETSFETFMADDSVAKSGTSKQREVWLGDTVLVDMGTGAETKDTAHSSLSQYEVYDYVDEVDSEDECSPDEDVVEEESCSETDDADDPEYPPQGHTGGKWRPGLPAVAQMETELAEEEVELDPEDDNPEQPPPSYTGGKWEPTSQQEIAHGQAGDDGSKDEKEPGNQPPPDHTRGKWVPGARSDRNSGFYCSPCARTLASKVVYERHLLSELHAKRSITELDGELRLPAGGESAPVKGTRSMRGRRVVASWKVQDNEENSASDIQKQSRNRKREVIWCEMCKTWVQRPQMGKHLLSHYHCRISGVVPRSPRARTFLLDNMANIVRQSPFQCAGCRFYCNTEETFLRHWRSKYHTDAHREISSSFRCTACDVWCEDNDEMEVHVMSLSHRQVVSMMDGSVPVVITRQRRLPCDTCGQHFRYNLQLKQHVAETGHAAETASDEYQTRLRCQQCNQIFRSQIALQRHQLSNHVFKSSVKIEPYFCSLCALTFSSTDEAIRHRKSSRHKDRVEAKKYAQTGVQRKKNCLHCDASLPSIAKLKEHLLSTHIELCPRCPRCGMSFPTPQGLALHSRQRKCKFGSAQASGNDKRERSSSRSAGNDEKVVENAGSAEDCQGANTAGNVEKVVTEAAGTEYSQNAKETKVLEEATNAKDWRCGKCGYTTKSAAEYIYHESLHVEKKTGLETADMVQETHQCTICPKSFKKKNNLIAHLRCHTGEKRFLCPSCNQPFVTRAKLNQHRAANCSPCSESQIDDGGRQRNYVCTVCQSAFHTRHVLQRHMLRHTGKKILCGLPGCPTALRTPRELKIHRERIHDILELDGPYQCPECSFRTISPTRLRRHQNYHERRRPIEDEQDGAAGRKVLDKNFYHCAYTGCEFKTKLKSHLHRHLRLHTGSKPYRCAHCPYASNNFENLRKHVLSTRIHPGKSIYECTHCDTFRTNFSRELRAHLLQKHNDNFPTPELAASHVASMYNPESGSPEIQPQE